A single genomic interval of Neisseria leonii harbors:
- a CDS encoding methionine ABC transporter ATP-binding protein, with protein MIILNEVSKRYPTAGKGWFSAVSPLSLSIGQGEIFGLMGYSGAGKSTLLRLINLLERPDSGTVTVNGQELTAMNAAQLRRARQNIGMVFQQFNLLANRTVADNVAFPLEIAGWPSEKTAVRVKECLEIVGLADRAAHYPAQLSGGQKQRVGIARALAPSPRVILADEPTSALDPATTRSVLACLEDINKRFNVTVVIVTHEMSVLRRLCHRAALLHKGQLVEVVDVAGNQIRAQSAIGRELTQED; from the coding sequence ATGATTATTTTGAACGAGGTCTCCAAGCGTTATCCGACGGCCGGGAAAGGCTGGTTCAGCGCAGTATCGCCGTTGAGCCTCAGTATCGGGCAGGGCGAGATTTTCGGCCTGATGGGCTATTCGGGCGCGGGCAAATCCACACTGCTGCGCCTGATTAACCTGCTGGAACGGCCCGACAGCGGCACGGTAACGGTAAACGGGCAGGAACTGACCGCCATGAACGCCGCCCAGCTGCGCCGCGCCCGTCAGAATATCGGTATGGTGTTCCAGCAGTTTAACCTGCTGGCCAACCGGACCGTAGCCGACAATGTGGCTTTTCCGCTGGAAATTGCCGGCTGGCCGTCTGAAAAAACGGCCGTGCGGGTGAAGGAATGTCTGGAAATCGTCGGTTTGGCCGACCGTGCCGCGCATTATCCCGCCCAGTTGTCGGGCGGCCAGAAACAGCGGGTCGGCATTGCCCGCGCACTGGCACCCAGCCCGCGTGTGATTCTGGCCGACGAGCCGACTTCCGCACTCGACCCGGCCACCACCCGCAGTGTGCTGGCCTGTTTGGAAGACATCAACAAACGCTTCAACGTTACCGTCGTCATCGTTACCCACGAAATGAGCGTGTTGCGCCGCCTGTGCCACCGTGCCGCGCTGCTGCACAAGGGGCAGCTGGTCGAAGTGGTGGACGTTGCGGGCAACCAAATCCGCGCCCAATCGGCCATCGGCCGCGAACTGACTCAGGAGGATTGA
- a CDS encoding methionine ABC transporter permease, protein MDAAFWERVVQTVSAMRGEIVQALWETFVMVGLSTTFAVLFGTVLGVALFVSGSRQLYYSRSIYFLLDNLVNLMRAFPFVILMIAMIPATRAVVGTTIGPVAASLVLSVSGMFYFARLVEQNLREVPRGVIEAAISMGATPADVIRKVLLNEARAGMVSSITVLAIGLLSYSAAAGMIGGGGLGDLAIRYGYYRYQTEMIVFIVAILVLLVILMQGSGNRLARKLDKR, encoded by the coding sequence ATGGACGCTGCTTTTTGGGAACGTGTCGTGCAGACCGTTTCGGCCATGCGCGGCGAAATTGTGCAGGCTTTGTGGGAAACTTTTGTGATGGTAGGTCTGTCCACCACATTTGCTGTTTTGTTCGGTACCGTGCTCGGTGTAGCTCTGTTTGTCAGCGGCAGCCGCCAGCTTTATTACAGCCGCAGTATATATTTCCTGCTGGACAATCTGGTCAACCTGATGCGTGCGTTTCCGTTTGTGATTCTGATGATTGCCATGATTCCTGCCACCCGCGCCGTTGTCGGCACGACCATCGGGCCGGTGGCCGCATCGCTGGTATTGAGCGTGTCGGGCATGTTCTATTTTGCCCGTCTGGTGGAGCAGAACCTGCGCGAAGTCCCGCGAGGCGTGATTGAAGCGGCCATCAGTATGGGCGCGACACCGGCAGACGTGATTCGGAAAGTCCTGCTGAACGAAGCCCGTGCAGGCATGGTGTCGAGCATCACTGTTTTGGCCATCGGCCTGCTCTCGTACAGCGCGGCGGCCGGCATGATCGGCGGCGGCGGCTTGGGCGACTTGGCCATCCGCTACGGCTACTACCGCTATCAAACCGAGATGATTGTCTTTATTGTCGCTATTTTGGTGCTGCTGGTGATTCTGATGCAGGGCAGCGGCAACCGGCTGGCGCGCAAACTGGACAAACGTTGA
- a CDS encoding MetQ/NlpA family ABC transporter substrate-binding protein, with amino-acid sequence MNAVMKTFSFTALALVLAACGGQKQETAPAAASEASAASAPTAAAEKKEIVIGTTVGDFGDMVKEQIEPLLKEKGYSVRLVEFTDYVRPNLALAEGELDLNVFQHKPYLDNFKAEHKLDITEVFQVPTAPLGLYPGKLASLDDVKEGSTVSAPNDPSNFARALVMLDELGWIKLKEGVNPLTASKADIAENPKNIQIVELEAAQLPRSRQDVDFAVVNGNYAMSSGMKLTETLFQEPSFAYVNWAAVKTADKDSQWLKDVNDAYNSEAFKSYAHKRFAGYKYPASWGENAVTGAQAEAASAASATK; translated from the coding sequence ATGAACGCAGTAATGAAAACCTTCTCATTTACCGCACTGGCACTGGTACTGGCCGCCTGCGGCGGTCAGAAACAGGAAACCGCACCTGCGGCCGCTTCCGAAGCTTCCGCCGCTTCTGCGCCGACGGCAGCGGCCGAGAAAAAGGAAATCGTCATCGGTACCACCGTCGGCGATTTCGGCGATATGGTGAAAGAGCAGATTGAGCCGCTGCTGAAAGAAAAAGGTTACAGCGTGCGCCTGGTGGAATTTACCGATTACGTGCGCCCGAATCTGGCCTTGGCCGAAGGCGAACTGGACTTGAACGTTTTCCAGCACAAACCGTATCTGGACAACTTCAAAGCCGAACACAAGCTGGACATCACCGAAGTCTTCCAAGTGCCGACCGCGCCGCTGGGTCTGTATCCGGGTAAACTTGCTTCACTGGACGACGTGAAAGAGGGCAGCACCGTATCCGCGCCGAACGATCCGTCCAACTTTGCCCGCGCGCTGGTGATGCTGGACGAATTGGGCTGGATTAAGCTGAAAGAAGGCGTGAATCCGCTGACGGCCTCCAAAGCCGACATTGCCGAAAACCCGAAAAATATCCAAATCGTCGAGCTGGAAGCCGCACAGCTGCCGCGCAGCCGCCAAGATGTCGACTTCGCGGTGGTAAACGGCAACTACGCCATGAGCAGCGGCATGAAGCTGACCGAAACCCTGTTCCAGGAGCCGAGCTTCGCTTATGTGAACTGGGCGGCCGTGAAAACTGCCGACAAAGACAGCCAATGGTTGAAAGACGTGAACGACGCGTACAATTCCGAAGCCTTCAAGTCTTACGCGCACAAACGTTTTGCCGGTTACAAATATCCCGCTTCATGGGGTGAAAACGCTGTTACCGGTGCGCAGGCCGAAGCTGCTTCCGCCGCTTCCGCCACCAAGTAA
- a CDS encoding NUDIX hydrolase, which produces MDLTETLIDSEPVFDGSFLNISHDRVRLPDGGEGRRIVVRHPGAACVLAVTDDNRAVLVRQWRHPAGGALLELPAGKLDAGEDPAQCALRELAEETPYTAGRVSLIAVFYTAPGFCDEKMYLYRAHGVRGDSGLSPDADEFVETVLLDRKQVRAALSDGRIQDAKTIIGLQNWLLENGGERT; this is translated from the coding sequence ATGGATTTGACCGAAACCCTGATCGACAGCGAGCCGGTTTTCGACGGTTCGTTTCTGAACATTTCCCACGACCGCGTGCGCCTGCCCGACGGCGGCGAAGGGCGGCGGATCGTGGTGCGCCACCCCGGCGCGGCCTGTGTGTTGGCGGTAACGGACGACAACCGTGCGGTGCTGGTGCGCCAGTGGCGGCATCCGGCAGGCGGCGCGCTGCTCGAACTGCCGGCCGGCAAGCTGGATGCGGGCGAAGACCCGGCGCAATGTGCTTTGCGCGAATTGGCCGAAGAAACGCCTTATACGGCCGGGCGCGTATCCCTGATTGCCGTGTTCTACACCGCACCCGGTTTCTGCGACGAAAAAATGTATCTCTACCGGGCTCACGGCGTGCGCGGGGACAGCGGCTTGTCGCCCGATGCCGACGAATTTGTCGAAACCGTGCTGCTGGATCGAAAACAAGTGCGCGCCGCGCTTTCAGACGGCCGCATTCAGGACGCGAAAACCATTATCGGCCTGCAAAACTGGCTGTTGGAAAACGGAGGGGAAAGGACATGA
- the gloB gene encoding hydroxyacylglutathione hydrolase, with protein MRIEPVTAFDDNYIWLLVSDGEAVCIDPGQSAPVAEYLQRNRLRLAQIWITHLHGDHTGGIEDLKKQFPDCRVFGGGDIAARTHDASGSSVLGFAGCRAEVWAVPGHTDQHLAYLLHGSDGRLHVFCGDTLFSAGCGRVFSGTAQDLYRSLQRFDSLPPDTLFYPAHEYTAANLDFAAHIEPDNSDIAAAQTAAADTPTLPVTLAHERRINPFLRIMQPAVRAAVRREMPETDDTPEARFAALRDWKNRF; from the coding sequence ATGCGTATCGAGCCGGTAACGGCATTTGACGATAATTATATCTGGCTGCTGGTGTCGGACGGCGAAGCGGTGTGCATCGATCCGGGACAGAGCGCGCCGGTGGCCGAGTACCTGCAACGAAACCGTCTGCGGCTCGCCCAAATATGGATTACCCACCTGCACGGCGACCATACCGGCGGCATAGAAGATTTGAAAAAACAGTTTCCCGACTGCCGCGTGTTCGGCGGCGGCGATATTGCGGCGCGCACCCATGATGCCTCCGGGAGCAGTGTGTTGGGCTTTGCGGGCTGCCGTGCCGAAGTGTGGGCGGTGCCGGGGCATACCGACCAACACTTGGCCTATCTGCTGCACGGTTCGGACGGCCGCCTGCACGTTTTCTGCGGCGATACGCTGTTTTCCGCCGGCTGCGGGCGCGTGTTCAGCGGCACGGCACAGGATTTGTACCGCAGCCTGCAACGCTTCGACAGTCTGCCGCCCGATACCCTGTTTTATCCCGCCCACGAATACACCGCCGCCAATCTGGATTTTGCCGCCCATATCGAGCCGGACAATAGCGACATCGCCGCCGCACAGACAGCGGCCGCCGATACCCCCACGCTGCCGGTTACGCTGGCGCACGAGCGGCGCATCAATCCGTTTCTGCGCATCATGCAACCTGCGGTGCGTGCGGCCGTCCGGCGCGAAATGCCTGAAACGGACGACACGCCTGAGGCGCGGTTTGCTGCCCTGCGCGACTGGAAAAACCGCTTTTAG
- the lspA gene encoding signal peptidase II gives MQKTSKLPYFLLAVAAFAADQLSKILVLSKFEYAERLNVIPGFFDLTLVYNPGAAFSFLADAGGWQKYFFLVLAAVICIWLARSIVKDEFGAWGKWGAAMIIGGALGNVADRLQHGHVVDYFLFYWQNWYYPTFNVADCFICTGAVLLVIDGFKQPKKKTEQAV, from the coding sequence ATGCAGAAAACTTCCAAACTTCCCTATTTTTTACTGGCTGTTGCCGCTTTTGCGGCCGACCAATTGAGCAAAATACTGGTTTTGTCGAAATTTGAGTATGCCGAACGGCTTAATGTGATTCCCGGTTTTTTCGACCTCACTTTGGTGTACAACCCCGGTGCGGCATTCAGCTTTCTGGCCGACGCGGGCGGCTGGCAGAAATATTTTTTTCTGGTGCTGGCGGCGGTTATCTGCATCTGGCTGGCACGCAGCATAGTGAAAGACGAGTTCGGCGCCTGGGGCAAATGGGGCGCCGCGATGATTATCGGCGGCGCATTGGGCAATGTGGCCGACCGCCTGCAACACGGCCATGTCGTCGATTATTTTCTGTTTTACTGGCAAAACTGGTATTACCCCACTTTCAACGTAGCAGACTGCTTTATCTGCACCGGCGCGGTACTGCTGGTAATCGACGGCTTCAAACAGCCGAAGAAAAAGACGGAACAGGCCGTCTGA